The nucleotide window CGGCACTACGCTCCCACAAACCGATCAGCCATAACCCGGTAAACCCAAAATTGGCAAGCTTGTCCAGTTCTTCGTCAGGGATTTGGGCCAGGGTTTGGATCGGCCGCTGGTATGCTTTGGACAGCTGGTCAAGCCAGACGTAAGCGTTCTTGGCAATCAACACCAGGCTGGGCATCCAGTCCTTATCAGTGCTGTAGCGTTCTGGTTCAATCTCCATGCCTGTAAATTCAACCACGCGAGCTGGGCCAGGTCCCAAGAAGGCAGCTTTCTCTTCCTCTTTGATCAAGTCCAGGCTTCCTAAAAGCCGGAACAGGAATTTCCCCAACATGGCACCCCAATGCTGGCGGATATATTCCAGCTGGGCAGTAAGTGAATGGGGAGCCTGGATGGCTGGGGCGCGCAGCATATCTATCAGGTTTTGGTTATCTGGTCCAAATGGCGGTTGAGTCTCGAAGAACGCATGCATCAATGGGATCAGCTTCTCATAGGCTGTGTCCTTCGCCAGCTGGCTGTCATTGAACAGCTCGCGGAATGGAGAAAATGCCGGGTTGGCATTGGCCAACCATAACAGCAATAGCTCTTCCAGGGCTATCTGCCGGTTTGAGATACCGTTGGTCGCGCCCTCCAGATAGGCCTGGGCACTGATCGCAGTGCGATAGACTTCCACGGTGGGAAATTCCTGAACGAAGTGCACCAGAATCTGGTCGACTTCCTCTTTACCCAGCATCCCACCCACCCAATCCAGGGCTTCCTGCATCACCTGAGGGTTCACCTGCTGGCGGAATAACTGGACAACCATGTGCAGGATTTCATCGATCAACCCCATGGCATTGATTTGCCCAGCACGCACCACCTTCTCAGGAAAGTTTAGCAGGTCTTTCTTTTGATTCATTTTAAGGGAAAACAGCCGAGCGGCGTGGAAATCGGCAAAGATTACATTATTCGCCTGGCCGAAAATCAGCTGGTCGAACTGGTAATAATCGCGCGACTGGCGTGAGATGTGGAACTCAAACGAAGGTGTGAAGTAGGTTGGCATGGGTCTCCTGATGATCCCTATCCTATCTTAAGGTCTCTCGTAACTCTCTCAATAATTACCGCACTTAACGATCTCACCCGATATTCAACAACGCCCGATTGATAGATCCATGTCTTTAAATCTATTCCTCCCAATGGAGTGATCAACCAGTGCTGGGTCAGTAGTTTTTAATGACCATCTAATTGTAATACGATATAACTAAACCTTGGTATGATAGAGAAGTATCTGGAGATGATATGCCATTCACGACCACCATATCAGTAACGGAGCTGGCCCAGCATTTAGGTGACCCTGATTGGGCCATTGTAGATAGTCGTTTCAAGCTGGCCAATCCCACTCAGGGACAGCTGGATTATGAGCATTCACATATTACTGGTGCAGTCTATGCCAACCTTGACGAGGACCTGTCAGGACCTATAATCAAAGGTAAGACCGGGCGGCATCCGCTACCAAGCATTGAAGATGTCAGCCGGGTTTTTTCGCGGCTGGGGATCGACCAAGGCGTGCAGGTAGTGGCATATGATGACCAAGGAGGCGCACTGTCAGCCGGAAGAGTGTGGTGGTTGTTACGCTGGCTCGGGCATGATTCGGTGGCAGTGCTGGATGGTGGCTGGCAGGCGTGGTTAGATCAAAAGCTGCCGGCATGCAGCGGGGTTGAGCGACGAGAGTACCGGCATTTTATCCCCCATCCTCACCCAGAGATGATTGTCTCCGCTGAAGCG belongs to Anaerolineales bacterium and includes:
- a CDS encoding sulfurtransferase, with the protein product MPFTTTISVTELAQHLGDPDWAIVDSRFKLANPTQGQLDYEHSHITGAVYANLDEDLSGPIIKGKTGRHPLPSIEDVSRVFSRLGIDQGVQVVAYDDQGGALSAGRVWWLLRWLGHDSVAVLDGGWQAWLDQKLPACSGVERREYRHFIPHPHPEMIVSAEAVEKLHNDPAYQLLDARSADRFKGENETIDPVAGHIPGAISAPYASNLNPDGTFQSEASLAVRYKGLVGDTPADHVVCYCGSGVTAVHDILAMIKAGLGEARLFAGSYSEWITDPKRPVEK